A single genomic interval of Candidatus Abyssobacteria bacterium SURF_5 harbors:
- a CDS encoding D-cysteine desulfhydrase family protein, with protein sequence MKLNHIPRVPLAFLPTPLEFLPNLTKHLGGPQIWMKRDDMTGLATGGNKARKLEFLLADAIQNKADTLLTFGAVQSNHCRMTAAAACKYNLKSFLILSGSRADALTGNLLLDEIMGCEYLFLPDFTNESNMESMQLAIFDKVQELNEQGRSVYMIPPGGSTPLGDVGYFLAAIEMFDQAREMGLRIDHIFVAMGSSGTQAGLLAGVKYLDMPATVHGVAVSKKGSLAALGLPPIETIVNQIGDLLDVQLNAKSGEVTVHYDYYGETYGKSTPACIEAIKLLARLEGVFLDPVYTGKTMAGMLDLVRKGTFRKDENLVFIHTGGYPGIFPHGESFRERV encoded by the coding sequence ATGAAGTTGAATCATATACCCCGCGTCCCGCTTGCGTTTCTGCCCACTCCGCTCGAGTTCTTGCCCAACCTCACGAAGCACCTCGGCGGACCGCAGATCTGGATGAAGCGCGACGACATGACCGGCCTCGCGACGGGCGGCAATAAGGCGCGAAAACTCGAGTTCCTGCTCGCTGACGCGATCCAAAACAAAGCTGACACGCTTTTGACGTTTGGGGCGGTGCAGTCCAACCACTGTCGTATGACTGCTGCCGCCGCCTGCAAATACAACCTCAAGAGCTTCCTCATTCTTTCCGGCAGCCGCGCGGACGCGCTCACCGGCAATCTCCTGCTCGACGAGATCATGGGCTGCGAATATTTATTTTTGCCCGATTTTACCAACGAGTCTAACATGGAGAGCATGCAACTTGCGATTTTTGATAAAGTCCAAGAGCTGAATGAGCAAGGGCGCAGCGTTTACATGATCCCTCCCGGCGGCTCCACTCCGCTCGGGGACGTCGGTTATTTTTTGGCTGCAATCGAGATGTTCGATCAGGCGCGCGAGATGGGGCTGAGGATCGATCACATCTTTGTTGCAATGGGCAGCAGCGGCACTCAGGCGGGACTATTGGCGGGGGTGAAATACCTGGATATGCCGGCGACCGTTCATGGCGTCGCTGTGAGCAAGAAGGGTTCGCTCGCCGCGCTCGGGTTGCCGCCGATCGAGACGATCGTCAACCAGATCGGGGACCTCCTTGATGTGCAGCTCAATGCGAAGTCCGGAGAAGTCACCGTCCATTACGACTATTATGGGGAGACCTACGGGAAATCGACTCCCGCTTGCATTGAAGCGATCAAGTTGCTGGCGCGGCTTGAGGGGGTTTTCCTTGATCCTGTCTATACCGGCAAGACCATGGCGGGCATGCTCGACCTGGTCCGCAAAGGCACCTTCCGAAAAGACGAGAACCTGGTCTTTATTCATACGGGCGGGTATCCCGGCATCTTTCCTCACGGAGAAAGCTTTCGCGAGCGGGTTTAA
- a CDS encoding aminotransferase class V-fold PLP-dependent enzyme, producing the protein MNANKYPLPLEVQRVRAELPVVEKKLFFNTGWSGPSPISVVNEQKRVLEWLASEGVSHHIYKQTSRNIKRLRQRLAKFFRAHPREIALTRSTTEGINIVLGGIDWQPGWKIVTTNIEHGACLVPLYNLRDRYGVDVEIVDLTSARHPVRAVMRAIDSRTRLVVASHVSFNTGLRLPLKELSAAAAECGAELLIDGAQSVGVFPIDLHESGCHYYAFPGHKWMLGPDAVGGLYVRADRLPRLKICFAGNESAKKFDREGNVSYHRTVKKFEYADFNAALVAGWLKALDFLEDFGINNIEKAIRLNTEYLKGRLSQIKKVSVVTPLQWNKSAGLVSIAIKGGNCEDVFHALLQRNVVARFTPPPSYIRFSVNWFNTKTELDKLVQAVKEIIGSHAEG; encoded by the coding sequence ATTAACGCAAACAAATATCCTTTACCTCTCGAAGTGCAACGAGTGCGGGCAGAGTTGCCGGTGGTCGAAAAAAAACTGTTCTTCAACACGGGTTGGTCCGGCCCCTCGCCGATCTCCGTTGTGAACGAACAGAAGCGCGTGCTCGAGTGGCTGGCAAGTGAAGGGGTCTCGCATCATATCTATAAACAGACGAGCAGGAACATCAAGCGGCTGCGTCAGCGGCTCGCAAAATTTTTCCGGGCGCACCCGCGCGAGATCGCGCTCACGCGCAGCACGACCGAGGGCATCAATATCGTTCTCGGCGGCATCGACTGGCAGCCCGGCTGGAAAATCGTCACCACGAACATCGAGCACGGCGCCTGCCTCGTCCCTCTCTATAATCTTCGCGACAGGTATGGAGTCGATGTCGAGATTGTCGATCTTACCTCTGCTCGCCACCCTGTTCGCGCCGTCATGCGCGCAATCGACAGCCGCACGCGCCTTGTCGTGGCAAGCCACGTCAGCTTCAATACCGGATTGCGCCTGCCGTTGAAAGAGCTTTCCGCTGCGGCCGCCGAGTGCGGAGCCGAACTCCTGATAGACGGCGCGCAGTCGGTCGGCGTGTTCCCTATAGACCTGCATGAGTCCGGCTGTCATTACTATGCATTCCCCGGACATAAATGGATGCTGGGACCCGACGCCGTGGGCGGCCTCTACGTCCGAGCCGACAGGCTTCCTCGCCTCAAAATCTGTTTTGCCGGAAATGAGTCGGCGAAAAAATTCGACCGCGAAGGAAATGTGAGCTATCACCGAACCGTCAAGAAATTCGAGTACGCCGATTTCAACGCGGCCCTTGTCGCCGGATGGCTGAAGGCGCTTGATTTCCTCGAGGATTTCGGAATCAACAACATCGAGAAGGCGATTCGCCTTAACACCGAATACTTAAAGGGACGCCTCTCACAGATAAAAAAAGTCTCCGTCGTCACGCCGCTTCAGTGGAATAAGTCCGCAGGACTGGTTTCAATCGCGATCAAAGGCGGAAATTGCGAAGACGTATTTCATGCCCTGCTTCAGCGGAATGTCGTGGCGCGTTTCACCCCGCCGCCCTCGTATATCAGATTTTCGGTAAACTGGTTTAATACGAAAACCGAGCTCGATAAGCTGGTGCAAGCGGTAAAAGAGATAATCGGTTCACACGCTGAAGGATGA
- a CDS encoding PAS domain S-box protein: MRLPSVLGQITIMKKTDKDKKHVLEKMDQSANGSDVLLAYMDPQFNFIHVNKAYADADKRDPNFFPGKNHFDLYPNDENEAIFRRVVETGEPYSAYAKPFIYANNPERGVSYWDWTLQPVKATSGETTGLLFRAVDVTKHVRMEEELRNSEAYFRQLFDESPLPAGMAGFDYRFRMVNKAFCQMLGYSADEMLSLTVMDVTHSDDLLADAVQRDALAAGEIDQYQIDKRFVRKDGAMIWVRFWARLLRDKEGTSLHLMLLVEDITDEKRAEEELKLYHERLEQMVGERTTELAEANAKLQQAIVEHECDEEKLRETNEQLNNILSSISDGFFTLDNQMVVTYFNQAAEHLVGRKAEIVVGRPLFDAFPEARGSVFEEKYTYALKHKVALSFETYFGVEPLTNWYDVRVYPFKDGISVYFQVTTARREAEEAIRISEEKLRLVTDSLPALIGYVDADRRFLFNNKLYGEWFKQPQAELAGKHMREVLGEASYRKVAPYVEKVLSGQPVRFEVVFEFEGGLQKPVEGRYVPHIDGEGNVQGFFALVTDISERKQFEAERERLRKEAEEERDRLMTLLNTVSDEVWFCDTKGNVTLLNVAAEKGGFTPEDVNQPLHQWLQTVEILDAEGGHPRPTEDAPLLRSLRGETVRNFEEIVRDPLTGLLRYREGSSTPLRRRDGRIVGAVAAVRDVSARKRAEIALRESETRFRELSEHLEQKVREKVVELQQAETLAAIGRMVSVVAHEVRNPLQKIGMGVETLKSDLGQDSTELEILDEIAFGVDSLNGIIGDLLNYSRPIKLDPAPVRIEDLVEQAISLLHNKLPNISLSIKLDRPQEELRVDRMKFVQVLANLISNSADAMPDGGTMTIQSSYNDNAGIFSLSVSDTGHGIKEHDIKKIFEPFFTTKVRGTGLGLAFCKKIIEAHHGELRITSKEGNGTTAEIILPAT, from the coding sequence TTGCGGCTGCCGTCGGTGTTGGGCCAAATAACCATTATGAAAAAAACAGACAAAGACAAGAAACACGTGTTGGAGAAGATGGATCAATCTGCCAATGGGTCCGACGTGCTTCTCGCGTACATGGACCCGCAGTTCAATTTCATTCATGTCAATAAGGCATATGCCGACGCGGATAAGCGCGACCCGAATTTCTTTCCAGGAAAAAATCATTTCGACTTGTACCCCAATGATGAGAACGAGGCGATCTTTCGCAGGGTTGTCGAAACCGGCGAACCCTATTCAGCTTACGCAAAACCGTTTATCTATGCCAATAACCCGGAACGAGGAGTTTCGTATTGGGACTGGACGCTCCAGCCGGTGAAAGCGACTTCCGGCGAGACGACCGGCCTACTGTTCCGCGCCGTGGATGTGACAAAGCACGTTCGGATGGAAGAGGAACTGCGAAATAGCGAAGCGTATTTCCGCCAACTGTTCGATGAGTCCCCGCTCCCTGCCGGCATGGCAGGCTTCGATTACCGGTTCCGGATGGTGAATAAGGCGTTCTGCCAAATGCTGGGATACTCGGCCGACGAAATGCTCTCGCTCACCGTTATGGACGTCACGCACAGCGACGACCTGTTGGCGGACGCCGTCCAAAGAGACGCACTTGCCGCGGGAGAAATCGACCAGTACCAGATCGACAAACGCTTCGTCCGTAAAGACGGCGCAATGATCTGGGTCCGGTTCTGGGCTCGCTTGCTTCGAGATAAAGAGGGAACCTCCCTCCACCTCATGCTTCTTGTCGAGGACATAACGGATGAAAAACGAGCCGAAGAGGAACTGAAGCTGTATCATGAGCGCCTCGAGCAGATGGTCGGCGAACGAACGACGGAACTGGCCGAGGCAAACGCGAAACTTCAGCAGGCGATAGTCGAGCACGAGTGCGACGAAGAAAAATTGCGTGAGACAAACGAACAACTGAATAACATTCTCAGCAGCATCAGCGACGGCTTCTTCACACTCGATAACCAGATGGTCGTTACATACTTCAACCAGGCGGCGGAACATCTGGTTGGCCGCAAAGCTGAAATTGTTGTGGGCCGGCCTCTGTTCGACGCGTTCCCGGAAGCCAGAGGCTCTGTTTTCGAAGAGAAATACACATACGCACTGAAACATAAAGTGGCGCTTTCGTTTGAAACATATTTCGGCGTCGAACCGCTCACCAACTGGTACGACGTCCGGGTATATCCGTTCAAGGATGGGATCAGCGTCTATTTCCAGGTGACGACGGCGCGCAGGGAAGCCGAAGAGGCCATTCGAATCAGCGAGGAGAAACTGCGGCTGGTGACCGACTCTCTTCCCGCGCTCATTGGATATGTCGATGCGGATCGGCGATTCCTGTTTAACAACAAGTTGTACGGGGAATGGTTCAAGCAACCACAGGCTGAACTTGCCGGCAAACATATGAGGGAAGTCCTGGGAGAAGCGTCATATCGGAAAGTGGCGCCATATGTCGAAAAGGTTCTTTCCGGCCAACCCGTTCGATTCGAGGTCGTTTTCGAATTTGAAGGCGGATTGCAGAAACCCGTCGAGGGCAGATATGTCCCGCACATTGATGGGGAAGGCAACGTGCAAGGCTTTTTTGCACTGGTGACCGATATCAGCGAGCGCAAACAGTTCGAAGCCGAGCGCGAGCGCCTGCGCAAAGAGGCCGAAGAGGAACGCGACCGGCTGATGACCCTGCTCAATACCGTAAGCGACGAAGTTTGGTTCTGTGACACAAAAGGGAATGTCACTCTCCTGAATGTGGCCGCCGAAAAGGGAGGCTTTACGCCGGAAGACGTGAATCAGCCGCTTCACCAATGGCTGCAGACGGTTGAGATCTTGGATGCTGAGGGGGGACATCCGCGTCCCACTGAAGACGCTCCGCTTCTGCGGTCTTTGCGAGGCGAAACCGTCCGTAATTTTGAAGAGATCGTGCGCGATCCGCTGACCGGACTGCTGAGATACCGCGAGGGCAGCTCCACTCCGTTACGGCGGCGCGACGGACGCATCGTCGGCGCCGTTGCCGCGGTGCGCGATGTCTCCGCCCGCAAGCGAGCCGAGATCGCCCTTCGCGAGAGCGAAACGCGCTTTCGAGAACTTTCTGAGCACCTCGAGCAGAAGGTAAGGGAGAAAGTAGTCGAGCTGCAACAGGCGGAAACCCTCGCCGCAATCGGCCGCATGGTCTCCGTCGTCGCCCACGAGGTGCGCAATCCTTTACAGAAGATCGGCATGGGAGTCGAGACCCTGAAGAGCGACCTGGGACAGGATTCGACTGAACTGGAAATCCTCGATGAAATCGCCTTCGGCGTCGATTCGTTGAACGGCATTATCGGCGATCTGCTGAATTATTCAAGGCCCATCAAACTCGATCCCGCTCCGGTCCGCATCGAGGACCTGGTGGAACAGGCCATTAGCCTGTTGCACAACAAACTGCCTAATATATCGCTCAGCATAAAGCTGGACCGGCCCCAAGAGGAACTCCGGGTTGACCGGATGAAATTCGTGCAGGTCCTGGCTAATCTCATATCCAATTCCGCCGACGCCATGCCCGACGGCGGCACCATGACCATTCAGTCAAGCTACAATGACAACGCCGGCATATTCAGCCTGTCTGTCTCGGATACCGGCCACGGAATCAAAGAACACGATATCAAGAAGATATTCGAACCCTTCTTCACCACGAAAGTCAGAGGAACAGGACTGGGGCTCGCCTTCTGCAAGAAAATTATAGAGGCCCATCACGGAGAATTGCGGATAACGAGCAAAGAGGGCAATGGGACAACGGCCGAAATCATTCTGCCGGCCACGTGA
- a CDS encoding aldehyde ferredoxin oxidoreductase: MDKILRVNMSSQSVKLESIPAEYVGLGGRALTSKIVALEVPPLCHPLGPENKLVIAPGLLSGTTAPCSGRLSVGAKSPLTGGIKESNAGGTAAQKLARLSIAAIVIEGQAPPHALWNLLIAKNKAELLPAKNLRKKGNYKTIEILSKEYGEKVSYITIGPAGECLLSAASVAVTDLENRPTRHAGRGGLGAVMGSKGVKAIIVDDRGAPAPAIKNVEAFRQAAKTFADALRRHPITGTGLPTYGTNILTNVINESGGLPTRNFSAGQFEDASRVSGEFQREIILARGGVATHACHRGCVIRCSRIYMDKNKKYLTKGPEYETVWANGPNCGINDLDVIARLDRLYDDIGLDSIEMGAALGVLMQSGFLRFGDGKGAIKLMRDEVGKGTPLGRTLGSGAAVTGQVFGVAHVPVVKRQALPAYDPRAIKGIGVTYATSPMGADHTAGYSITANVLGAGGRVDPLRVEGQVELSRNLQIATAAIDSTGLCLFVAFPVLDDPAAFQAIYQMINAQYGLSLGPDNITSLGKAVLNLERDFNKRAGFAPEDDRLPMFFETEPLPPHNLVFNVAARDLDSVFNF, encoded by the coding sequence ATGGATAAGATTCTCCGCGTCAACATGTCCTCGCAGTCAGTCAAACTGGAATCGATTCCAGCCGAGTATGTTGGCCTGGGTGGACGGGCGCTCACATCCAAGATCGTCGCTCTCGAGGTGCCGCCGCTGTGCCATCCGCTTGGACCGGAAAACAAGCTCGTCATTGCGCCCGGCCTGCTTTCGGGAACGACTGCGCCGTGTTCGGGCAGGCTGTCGGTCGGAGCGAAGAGCCCGCTCACCGGCGGCATCAAGGAATCCAACGCCGGCGGAACCGCCGCGCAGAAATTGGCGCGATTGAGTATCGCGGCTATCGTGATCGAGGGGCAGGCGCCCCCTCATGCGCTATGGAATCTTCTCATAGCGAAAAATAAAGCCGAACTCCTGCCGGCGAAAAATCTCAGGAAAAAAGGGAACTACAAAACCATAGAAATCCTTTCAAAAGAATACGGCGAGAAAGTTTCATATATCACGATCGGCCCGGCCGGCGAATGCTTGCTTTCAGCCGCCAGCGTGGCCGTGACCGACCTCGAAAACCGACCCACCCGGCACGCAGGAAGGGGCGGCCTCGGCGCCGTTATGGGATCGAAAGGAGTAAAGGCGATTATCGTCGACGACCGCGGCGCGCCGGCTCCGGCCATAAAAAACGTGGAAGCCTTCAGACAAGCGGCCAAAACATTCGCCGATGCCTTGCGCAGGCACCCTATCACCGGCACAGGCCTGCCTACCTACGGCACGAACATTCTGACCAATGTCATCAATGAGTCCGGCGGGCTTCCAACACGTAATTTCAGCGCCGGTCAATTCGAGGACGCATCGAGAGTGAGCGGCGAGTTCCAGCGCGAGATTATCCTCGCACGCGGAGGCGTGGCCACTCACGCATGCCACCGCGGATGCGTCATCCGATGCTCTCGCATATACATGGACAAGAACAAGAAGTATCTCACCAAAGGACCGGAATACGAGACCGTGTGGGCGAACGGACCCAATTGCGGAATTAATGATCTCGACGTGATCGCGCGTCTCGACCGGCTCTATGACGATATCGGGCTCGACTCCATCGAAATGGGAGCCGCGCTCGGCGTGCTCATGCAATCGGGCTTCCTGCGGTTCGGCGACGGCAAAGGCGCAATAAAACTGATGCGCGATGAAGTTGGAAAGGGAACACCGCTCGGACGCACCTTGGGAAGCGGCGCCGCCGTCACCGGACAGGTTTTCGGCGTCGCGCACGTCCCGGTCGTTAAGCGCCAGGCCCTGCCCGCATACGATCCGCGCGCCATCAAAGGAATCGGCGTCACCTACGCCACCTCGCCGATGGGCGCCGACCATACTGCCGGCTATTCGATAACCGCAAACGTTCTGGGCGCAGGCGGCAGAGTGGACCCGTTGCGGGTGGAAGGTCAGGTCGAATTGTCGCGAAACCTCCAAATCGCGACGGCAGCCATCGACAGCACCGGGCTTTGCCTCTTCGTCGCTTTTCCGGTACTCGATGATCCAGCCGCTTTCCAGGCGATCTACCAAATGATCAACGCCCAATATGGGTTGAGCCTTGGACCGGATAATATCACCTCTTTAGGGAAAGCCGTCCTGAATTTGGAACGCGACTTCAACAAGAGGGCCGGCTTTGCGCCCGAAGACGACCGCCTCCCGATGTTCTTCGAAACAGAGCCGCTCCCGCCGCATAACCTGGTCTTCAATGTGGCGGCCCGCGATCTGGACTCGGTGTTTAATTTCTAG
- a CDS encoding MoaD/ThiS family protein, giving the protein MQEEQNITVFVKLYAILAKYAGVPIMHQPLRLEIPAGTRLLQLFERLGIPDDEVKTAFVNSTMQPPEYVLREGDHVGIFPPVGGGATEHSVCGII; this is encoded by the coding sequence ATGCAGGAAGAGCAAAATATCACCGTTTTCGTCAAGCTATACGCTATTCTCGCAAAATATGCCGGCGTCCCCATCATGCATCAACCGCTCCGGCTCGAAATCCCGGCAGGAACCCGCTTGCTCCAACTTTTTGAGCGGCTCGGTATTCCCGACGACGAGGTCAAAACAGCCTTCGTCAATTCTACTATGCAGCCGCCCGAGTACGTCCTGCGGGAAGGAGACCACGTGGGAATCTTTCCGCCCGTAGGCGGGGGAGCGACCGAACACTCTGTCTGTGGTATAATATGA
- a CDS encoding Rrf2 family transcriptional regulator, with translation MSISQKCQYALRAVFELAKQQGEGPVKISDIARTQAIPTRFLEVILNQLKQGGFVDSRRGSAGGYILTRSASALTVGEIIRFIEGPLSPVQCITGSSSDQCPLHGECAFLPMWEKAKEALAEVYDTTSFQDLVEQEELRQKKRVLDYSI, from the coding sequence ATGTCCATATCCCAAAAATGTCAGTATGCATTACGTGCAGTTTTCGAACTGGCCAAGCAACAGGGCGAAGGACCAGTAAAAATATCCGATATCGCCCGGACGCAGGCCATACCGACCCGGTTCCTCGAAGTGATTCTCAACCAGCTCAAACAAGGCGGGTTCGTCGATTCCAGGCGCGGCAGCGCGGGCGGCTACATACTCACCCGGAGTGCATCGGCCCTCACCGTGGGCGAGATCATCCGGTTCATCGAAGGGCCGCTCTCGCCTGTGCAATGCATCACAGGCAGCTCATCCGATCAATGTCCCTTACACGGGGAGTGCGCTTTTCTGCCAATGTGGGAAAAGGCCAAGGAGGCCTTGGCGGAGGTGTATGATACGACCTCATTCCAGGATTTGGTGGAACAGGAGGAACTGCGGCAGAAGAAACGGGTGCTGGATTATAGCATCTGA
- a CDS encoding phosphoadenylyl-sulfate reductase, whose amino-acid sequence MNSPSNGNDVRCLVEELNFAQKVDRSLGLLREAYEQFGDRMVVANSLGKDSVVVWHLVKKVSPDIRGFIVTTRFKPAETKQFMREEVARHPELRVYKNDEPIADELYRTNPDQCCDILKVAPTRQAIEEMKVECWVTGLRCTEGRTRTDFREIERRDEDLIKLNPILVWKELEVWQYIALFNVRVNPLYKQGYRSLGCAPCTRIATGENERAGRWVGTSKCGGECGIHTRPLKENIDALYRGGH is encoded by the coding sequence ATGAACAGTCCCAGTAATGGAAACGACGTCCGTTGCCTTGTGGAAGAACTGAATTTCGCGCAGAAAGTCGACCGGTCGCTCGGACTCCTCCGCGAGGCGTACGAGCAATTCGGCGACCGAATGGTTGTTGCCAACAGTCTGGGGAAGGATTCGGTGGTTGTCTGGCACCTCGTAAAGAAGGTTTCACCAGACATTCGCGGTTTTATTGTGACCACACGTTTCAAGCCGGCCGAAACCAAACAGTTCATGCGCGAGGAGGTTGCCCGGCATCCGGAACTTCGCGTCTACAAAAATGACGAGCCTATCGCCGACGAACTTTATAGAACCAATCCCGATCAATGCTGCGACATCCTGAAGGTTGCGCCGACGCGCCAGGCTATCGAGGAGATGAAAGTAGAGTGTTGGGTCACCGGCCTGCGATGCACGGAAGGGCGCACTCGTACCGATTTTCGTGAAATCGAGCGGCGTGATGAGGACCTGATCAAGCTGAACCCGATCCTGGTCTGGAAAGAACTCGAAGTTTGGCAGTACATCGCACTGTTCAACGTGCGCGTAAACCCACTTTACAAGCAAGGCTACCGCTCTCTCGGCTGCGCTCCCTGCACGAGGATTGCAACGGGAGAAAATGAGCGAGCCGGCCGCTGGGTCGGCACCAGCAAGTGCGGCGGCGAGTGCGGTATCCATACCAGGCCGCTGAAGGAAAACATCGACGCATTGTACAGGGGCGGCCACTGA